The genomic region aggattcaggattcaggattcaggTTTCAAGATTGAGGATTGGCGAGACTGGCTATGTCAAAGTCGGCGTCACCATCTTACCTTCCTACCTCTTCCTCAAAAAACTTTTCCTAAAAACCCAAAAAACACCATCTCTTTATAACCAAAAAAGCCCGAGGTAGCTGTCGACTTCTTTGCTGGTTGTCACTCCTCGTACAAAGCCAAAAGAAAACACAAAAAACCCATACATATCAAAAAGGTAAGCTTCACTATCATCGTCACAAGCAGGCGGTCTGCCAGAGTAGCATCACAAGAGCATCGAGAAGAGCAACCAAACGTCACGCGTCGTCCATGTCAAGTCCACGATGGTCACACCAATGACAACCACAACAGACGTCGTCTCGGCAGCAAacttgacgacgacgacaacgacgacgacaacaaATATGTTCAGTTTTGGTCATGTCGAGGTAGTGCGCGTCAAGCGTTGGCGCCAGCGTGCCCTCTCATTGATCAAACTATTGTGCCGACGCTTATCCACAACTCAGTGTTGCTTCCTGCCAACCGATCAGGGGATCAGCCGACCTCTCCGTCTCCTTGATAGCTTGGTCGATCCGCAACGCATCCTACTTTGGTTCTGTACACTTGCCTCGTGACTTGTTCCAGCTGGTTTTCAAGCGATCCATTCACTAACAACGCCTTGTCCTTTTCTCCTTTCTCCTTTCTCTGCCTCCGCCTCCCAGAAAGAGTTACTTTGTACTCCttctttcttcttttttcttCAAATTTTTCCATTTCCTTTTCACCCTTTCGTCTTTTCGGACTCCAAAAACCGCTCGTCAACCTCGTAACAATGTCGTCCACCGAGTCCCCCGTTcccgccgccgccgcccCTGCTGAGGCCGTCCCTGCCTCCACCCCCGCTCCCGCCGCCGAGCAGCCGGCTGTCGGCAAcggcgagcagcgcaacaaCGCCGATGCCGCCAACAACACCTCGCTCTACGTTGGTGAGCTTGACCCCTCGGTCACCGAAGCCATGCTCTTCGAGATCTTCAGCATGATCGGTACCGTCGCCAGCATCCGTGTCTGCCGTGACGCCGTCACCCGTCGCTCGCTCGGCTACGCTTACGTCAACTTCCTCAACGCTGCTGACGGTGAGCGCGCCATGGAGCAACTCAACTACTCGCTCATCCGCAACCGTCCCTGCCGTATCATGTGGTCCCAGCGTGACCCCGCCCTCCGACGCACCGGTCAGGGCAACATCTTTATCAAGAACCTCGACGCCGGTATCGACAACAAGGCTCTCCACGACACCTTTGCCGCTTTCGGTAACATTCTCTCCTGCAAGGTCGCCACCAACGAGACCGGCTCGCTCGGCTACGGTTTCGTCCACTACGAGACTGCTgaggctgccgaggctgccATCAAGCACGTCAACGGAATGCTTTTGAACGACAAGAAGGTCTACGTCGGTCACCACATCCCCCGCAAGGAGCGTcaggccaagatcgaggagaCCCGTGCCAACTTCACCAACGTCTACGCCAAAAACGTCGACCCCGAGgtcaccgacgacgagttcGAGAAGCTCTTTACCAAGTTCGGTAAGATCACCTCCTGCGTTCTCCAGCGTGACGAGGACGGCAAGTCCAAGGGCTTCGGCTTTGTCAACTTTGAAGACCACAACGAGGCGCAGAAGGCCGTTGACGAGCTCCACGACTCGGACTTCAAGGGCCAGAAGCTTTTCGTCGCTCGTGCCCAGAAAaagagcgagcgcgaggaggagctcCGCCGCTCGTACGAGGCCGCCAAGAACGAAAAGCTCGCCAAGTTCCAGGGCGTCAACCTCTACCTCAAGAACATCCCCGAGTcgtacgacgacgagcgtctGCGCGAGGAGTTTGCTCCCTTTGGTGCCATCACGTCGTGCAAGATCATGCGCGCTCCTTCGGGTGTTTCGCGTGGGTTTGGTTTCGTCTGCTACTCGGCTCCCGAAGAGGCCAACAAGGCGGTCTCTGAGATGAACggcaagatgctcgacaaCCGACCCCTTTACGTCGCGCTCGCCCAGCGCAAAGACGTGCGTcgccaacagctcgaggctCAGATCATGCAGCGCAACCAACTCCGtcttcagcagcaggcagctGCTCAGGGCATGGGCTACCCCGGCCCTGGCATGTACTACCCGCAGCCTGGCGCGTTTCCCGGCCAGCCTGGTGGAATGGTGCCGCGCCCTCGTTACGCCCCTGCCGGTATGATGCCTCAGGGCATGCCCATGGCGCCTTACGGTCAGCCCGGTCAGTTCCCTGCTGGCATGATGCCCCAGGGTTACCGTCCCGCTCGCCCGCCTCGCGGTGCTCCCAATGCTGCCGGCGGCCCTGCGCCTCCCGCCGGTGCTCGCCCGCCTACCGGTGTGAATGGCGCTCCGCGTCCCGCTGGTCAGCCGGTGCCCGGCCAGCCCATGCCGCGTGGCCCGGCCGCTCGCCCTGCCGGCCGTCCCGAGGCTGACCAGCCCGGTGCTCTGACCGCCGCTGCTCTTGCCAAAGCCAGTCCCgaggagcagaagcagatgcTTGGTGAGGCCATCTACCCCAAGGTTGCCGCCAGCCAGCCCGAGCTTGCCGGTAAGCTTACCGGTATGATCCTTGAGCTTCCCGTCACTGAACTCCTGCACCTTCTcgaggagagcgaggcgcTGGATGCAAAGGTCAACGAGGCTCTCGAGGTTCTCAAGGAGTACCAACAGAACGACTCTGCGGGTGCTGAAGCCGAAGCTAACGCCGAGGCTCCCAAGACTGAGGCTTGAGCGGTTTCAGATCATCATACCCCTTTTCGCGTCGCTGGGATTTCCTCTGATTGCTTCTGTAGGTGAGCTTGGTTCCAGCCGAACTCTAGCGCGCCCAAATGGAATGATTAGGACGCAGCGAGGTGTACCCGCTTTTCCTACACATCTCTACCGGGAGCTGCGCGGCGACGACTGGGCGATTGGCTCGTTTGTTTGGCACTGGTTCGTGATGCGTTGTATAATATTTTCGACTTCGACCTATGTTTTTCGTCACATGTCatgtgtgtgcgtgtgcgtgtgcgtgtgcgtcGTGCGTCTGTTGATGGTATGACTATGTTCCTCTCGATGCACTCGCTTCTCGGCTTGACGCTCTTCCGACCCGGCCACTCGGTGCGCTTTTCATGGTTGACATGAGATGCTTTGCatgcactcgtgactatgGAATGTTTGACAACAGCACGGGTCAGAATAGCGCGACGATGGATCTTGCCAGGATGGCTGGCATGGATGACTTGAGTTAGGCTTTCGAGGCGAGAAAGACTCGAGACTGGTTACTGCTCACTTGCACACGCTGTGGAGAATGGGTCATGTGCTCAATCACAGAGTAAGGATGGTGAAATTGCGAGATGACGAAATGGCGAAATGGCGGAAGCAAGGGGAGAGGCTAGGCTCTTTGTCTCTGTCTTGCGCCGATGGTTTTGAGGTTAGCGTAGACTTTGCCGGGGGGACTACCTCTGATCAGGGCTACGACAGCGTCTCTGGCGATTTTGATGTTGGCAAAGTTGCCGAGGATGTGAATTTTGGTGTCGGCGATCACGAGGCGCGTTCGGCTGGCGTTTTCAATGGCGAAACGTGTACGACCGTCTTTACCTGCAATCCGACCAATCGCTCGCGAAAGATTGTCGCCCTGGAGTGTCTTTACGTCTTTGATCTCGAATGTGTCGATGAACAGATCGTCcatgcgcagcagcgcgatAGCGTCGTCCGCCTCGAATCCGAGAGCAAACGCTTTGACGAAATCCGCTCCTTTCTGCAACATTCCCTGTTCGCTCGTATACCGAGAcgacttgagctcgacacATTTCTTAGCTACATTCATTCGCACTTGCAGAGACGCCATTTCCACCAGCGGCGTGTAGATCTTGTGCCACTCATTCTTGAGCGGTGTAAGTCGGTGGGGTGGAATCGCAATCTTGCGCAGCTGTCCCTTAGCTACAGCGGTCAGCGAAGATGCAGCGGTGGACGAGAGCGGTTCAAACTTGGGTTTCCTCACCGAACCCGAGGAACCATCATTCGTACCTGTAGAAGCGCCACTCGCACCCGCCGTGCAAGATTCGCCAATCATCaactcgtcatcatcgcccTCTACAGATGCTGCCGTGTGAAACGTCTCATCTTGCACATCTACATCCACGTCCACATCGTCATCCGAGTCCTCCTCACCAAAAGGCTTGCTATGCTTTAGCACTGCCTCACCATTCGCCTCTCCCGTTGAAGCTCGATTGGCAGTACCAACAAGTCCCGCTTTTGTCGCACCCCCTTTTTTCGCCTTGCTCGTGGACGAGGATGCGCCACTTGTgtgcttgctcgacgaacTTGCAACCATGATGTGCAGGGTCAGATGTGTACTTTGATCCTAACGGATATCGCCTCCGACAGAGGTTGGTCCAACAGTTGAAAGACGTGCTGTGTGCTTCCTGGTTGATGTGGCAATCGTTCTGCTCCGAGTACTTGTTTGTGGCGACAAGGCAATGTGTCTAGGTTTCTATAGGAAAGGAAAACCAAAGATAAACAGTTCGTTTGGTGGAGAAACATCCCTCTGTCAACGCCGACGAGCCAAAATTTTTGGAGCAACAGAAAAAATTTCGccaaccgtgaatcacgaaaaatcgtgaatcgtgaatcgtgaattgtgaattcaTGTGATTCCCTTTCCCTTTGCCTATCCCCTTCCCTTTCCGAGATTTTCTCTGTCCATAGCGCAACAAGAGCAGAGCCAAACGTGAAATCGTCGCAAGATAACCACTCGTGATTAACGTTTTCCAACCTCCACGCTCtgctccacgctccacgctccgTGCTCCCAGCACACGTTTGTTAGGTCGATCGATACCTCGTCCATGTTTCATTAAAATCGCCTCCTCacacaactcgtgactcatgactcgtgactcgtgagTCCACGgacactcacgattcacgattcacgatccatattcgtggttcgtgattgacacAAATCACTGTTCAAAGGTgcgacaatcgtgaatcataaatcacgaatcatgaacaTTAGCGATTGATATCGACCACAAACAGGCCGACATCGACGACCAAAGCACGATAGTTAAATAGTATGCGATAGATGAATGCGAAAGACGAGGAGTGAGTGATGGATTGTAAACAGGGACGAGCGATGTTTGGTGATGTGTATCGTGTATATATGTGGTGGATGTGTATATATGTGTATCGTGTATATGTGTGTTGGATATGTATAGTGTTTGATTAGAAGCTAGAAGCTGCCGACGGGGACACCCATTCTTCCACCGCCCAATTCGTCCTGTCTGATCCTGGCGGTTTCCTGAGCAATGCTTTGGTAAaccttggccttgaccgCGCGATCCTTCTCCCTCGCCCAAATCCTAGCGATTGTCTCGGCCACAGCGACACTTGCACCCGCGACCAAGGCAGTCGAACTGACGCTGGCACTACAAGTGCAGATCCCACGTTCGACGTCATCCGCGCTCATGGCCAAGTAGACgtgtctgctgctcgccagAAGTTGCTTTTTAGCCGCGCGTTTACCGCTCGGGCTAACAACGCTGCTCGTGGTCAGCGCGCTACCGGAAGGCGTAgtgagcgtctcgacttGGCTGGAAATCCGAATCACCCCGTTCACTTCAAGCATGTCGAacacgtcgagcagctcggacGCCTCGAGTGGGGTAAATAGGCCATGCTCTTGTCGAAGGATCGCGTGGTACGTGGCTTCCACATCGGCGATGCGCGTAGCAGAGCAAGTGCTCGATAAGCGACTGCcactgctgccactgctgccactgcctAGCACGCTCAATCCCTGCTCAGCTCTAGCTCGGCTGATGAGGATGGATAGAAGGACCAGCTTGGGATGCACACCCAGCGCGCGCACTTTCGAGAGGTTCGGAGAGCCGAGCACCGATGTGAGCACTTTGAGAATCTGTGTCGCGCCCACTTTCGGTGCAGAGGTGCGGGTCAAGTGGCACAACAGCTTGGCTCGTGCTGCGCTGGCGTTGTCAGGTTGATCGACTTGTACGGACGTGATCGACtcagcagtggcagtggtCGAAGCGTCTACGGCTGCTTCGCCCGGCTCTGCCGATGCCAAAGTCCGATGTGCTTTGactcgctcagcttcgACCTGCGCCAGCGCCTTTTTGCGTTGCTCGTTTTCGACCAATTCGACAGCCAGACGTGCAGCATCGAGTGCCTTTCGCAAGTCGCCAGTGGCCGCGGCGATCCTCTTGGCGAGTAGCTCGACTGCAGTAGGAGTAAACAGCGCGAGCGAGTCGTGCTCTGCGCATCGTTCAGCAGCGACAGTCTCGTTGTCCTGATCATCGTAGCGTTCATACAGCGCAGAAAGCCTGTCACGAATCACCGAGACGATCTCATCGGCATCAAACGGACGAAAGTGCAGCAAGGCTGGCGAAGCACCTTTGCTCGCCAGTAGCGGTACAAAGCGTTCGGTGAGGTCGAGCGAATTGGCGATACCAATCAGACCGCAAGCGGCACCTCCACGAGCACCGctggtagcagcagcagcgttaGACTTGCAAGTCCACGAGAAAATCTTGTAGAGGATGTTCTGATGAGCACGGCTCTGCAGCAGATggtccatctcgtcgagaacgatgaggatgcgctGGTTACCGTCGCGGATCAAGGTCGACAGCGCCTGCTCGGCAAACGCGTCTGACTGCCCTTCAGCAGCGTTGGAGCCGAGCGCCTGCAAAACCTTGGCAAAGATCAGACGTGGATGCGACAGCGTCATGCAATTCACAAACGCGACACGAGGCAAGCTGGGAGAGGTTGACGAGCAAACCACGGTTTCAGAAAGACTGTTGAGAACGGAGCGAACGAGCGCTGTCTTTCCTGTTCCTGGCAGACCGCAGACGTAGAGGCAGGCGGCTTCGgcatcgccatcgagctcgacattgaGACTGGCAGCTCTCTTGGGCGCCTCAGCAAAAAGACCAAACGTTGACTGCAAGAAGAGCTGGATGGCGACGCGCTCCGACTCGCGACCAACTACCTTGACGTGGTGTccgccgagcttgcagatggcagcgttggtgatggtgaggcCCGCCTCAGTCTCAGCCGGATCGACACCAGCCGCGTATCGAAGCAGTGCTCTTGCATGTGCGTAGACGCTCGAGTACTTTTGCTGGCTTGCGgattcgagcagcacagATTTCACTGAGGCGGACACGTCGTGGTCAGAAGAGCAACAGGACGTGAGTGCAGAGGAACTCTCGGAGATGCTGTGAGTGTCAAACAGAGAGCTTTGCGCCGAATCTTGCGAGGAGACGGGAAAATAGGATGTAGACTCTTCGTCAGCAATCCAGCTTGGTGTGTAGTGTGACGTGCTCGGActgtcgagctgctgcaatgACGAAGTGCGTCTGGGGGTAGGAGTCTTGAGCCGCATGCGAGAGAGAGGGCTGGTGGGGAGAGATGCGTCTTCAAGGTCAAAGTCGATGTCGTTGCGTGATCGCTTTCTGCTTGAAGCTGATAGAGCCGCAGATTGACGTGTGGGTGTGGTTGCCAGTGTGCTGCGAGTGCTGGGCGAAGAACTGAGAAGCACTTGATCTGAAGCGGTGCGTGCTAGGCGTCTCGAAGGTGTGCTCGGCATGGTGAGAGCTGTGTTAAGCAAGAGAGATTGCCAACGCCGATGCAGTGCAGGGTATAGGCGCCAAAGAAAGGCAGAATTGTTGCATGTAATGGTAGTAGAGAACAATCGAAGCCGGAACAAGAGGATGCAAAGGGAAGAAGGATGCAAATGGATAGTGAagcaaggccaagaagaggTAAGCATAAGAGAAAGGCAAGGGTCATGATCAGCCATCTGCTACAGTCGCACACTGTGTTTGGCGCGCCGGCAAAATATACTGAGAGAAATCGACTAGCTGTTGCTAAATGTCGACgcgcagtcgtgagtcgtgagtgtgcgtGTGACGCGTAAATTGGCGCGTCGTGGGtgtggatcacgaatgactgccacactcgtgactgtaaaCTGGCATGTGGAATTCTGTGCTTTTGCTTGCGCCAAAGTCACAAGAAGGAACAACCGTGAATtacagaatcacgaatcgtgaaccacagaatgtgaatctgtgaattGGGAATCCTTCTGAaaattcgtaattcgtgattgtgactgTAGAGAGCGAGCCGAGTTTGCCTTGCCTCTCTGCACTAGATCGAtcgacaatcgtgaatgcaacTAGTCTTGTTGCGCAGAGCCGACAATCTTGAGGCAAGCTGCAAGTTACTAGTGCTAACTTATATGGAAAGAGACGCTGCCACGCCCAGAAGCTCGGTAATGGCGTCTGGGCCATACGCGCACAAACATGTATCGTATTGGTCGCTACTTTAAGGCGGAAAGGACAAGACTTACCTGAAGATGCGGAGAGGTCCGAGGTGGTAGAGCTACGGCTGAGGCGACGAGGTGCTGTGAAAGTCTGTCGCTCCATGAGACTGCTACGTCgagacgaggtggtggaggtggtACGACGAATCGCATCTTCTTGCTGCGCATCACGAGCTTCGCTGTCCAGCACGTCTTGTGAGGCACAGCGAAAGGGAGCGATGTTCTCCTTGTTGCTGTCGTCGGGTCGATCAGCGGTTGAAGAAATGGAAGAGCATCCCCCTATTCTACGCGAACGGCTGGATCCGTCGTTCTCATCGTCGGAAGAATCGCCCAGATCAGAGCTGCCCAGAATCGAGCGTCGCGATGAGGTGGACGACCGAGACGAGAATCGGCTGCTACCTCCTCGCACGTATCGCGGTCTGGACGGCGTCGAATCGGTAGAAGCCAGAGTCGGGGTCGAAGCGGTGGAGCAACAAGATGTGCGCTTGCTGGCGGATTGTTGAACGTTGAGTTGACCAAGGGCGCCAGCCACAAGAGCACCAGTCGCGCTGCCCAGACTCGTGCTGCTAGATGAGGCGAGCTTTGCCTGCGACTTGAGCGCCAtgacgtcgtcgttggctgATTGATCCATCGCGCTTGGCGCCGACTGTCGTTGTGAGCGCGTTCGCAAACGTGCCGAAAGTGCTCTGGTGAGCGGCATGATGGAATCGCGGGTTGCTGGTTGCACCTGCTAGCGCTGCGATAAAGAATGGGAGCGAGCGTCGTACCTTTGCTGGCTGCTGAACTGGCACCGTTTGCGACGATGCCGAATCTGCCTGGTCGCTTGGACTGCAAGTGAAAGCAGCGGTGAAGAATGTGTGGAGAAGGCGAATGGAAAGAACAGTCAAGGGAGTGGCGTACTGAAAGTGCGgagcagaagaagaggaggaggaggagagcCTATCGTACCACACTCGAGTGAGCTTGCTCTCCCTTACACCGCAGAGACAGGGCTGGCGGCTGTTCACAAGGgtccaagcttgctcgctctgTTCATCTATCTACTCGTGTGCTTGGAACAGCTCATGAATCTAACTTGACCTTTCTGGACCTCTTTGTGTGCGTGTTCGTGGCTCTAGCGAGCTGTCGAGATTTTCGCGTAAATTGACAACGCCATTTCGTGCACCAAAGCTCACGCGTCAGCCGCACGAAAGGCCTTTCTTTTCGAACTACAAGAAAGGTTGAGCAGGTCGACATCTCAGCAGCGCACGGCGGAGCAAAGCGCTGTCCACACGCTCGGCGGCGCTCCATtatccattcacgattcacgattcacgattcgcgattcacgatttggaaTGAAGTCaagagcagaagcgcgtTCGGATGGTGTGGCTCGGCAGTACATGATTGGACGGAGGACGCCTTTTCGAGTGGGGCCTTCGGGAGGCAAACTCATAAACCTTGTGGAGACGAGACAGGTAACCAACGTACGAATCTTATTGCGAGAAGCTCTCTCTGTGCGaccaatcatgaatgattcatgaatcattcacgattcgtgattttcaAGAGGAGGACGCAAACTCGCGAGGTAGACCTACCACTTTCGGCGAgagaagcgagcagcaaagcaagcaTACCTTGATACGCGCGAGATGGCTGCATTTTGTGATTCAAGATGCCCAGAAaagaaatcgtgaatcgtaaatgccattcacgatgccATTCACTGATCAGACCTGTGCAAACGAACATTTGGAGCCGGACATGAGAGCACAGGtttctgcttgctgctgctgctgcttaAGTGATGTCACATTTCACAATTGTCAATACGTTTGTGCAcagcgattcacgattcatgatttggTGATGTGGATTTTCGACTCGTGGCTCTTCTTGTTCGCTCGCTGTGATCTCTCGGGGAGAAGAGCTTCTTACGAAAATCGTCGATTGATGAATTACAGTAAGTTACTCATGAAAAGGTTGggttgattcgtgattcgtgattcatgaaCGGACGCGTTGCTTACCCGTGCGTGGTGTTGCGCTGTGAGCGCTGAACGGGGTTTGATCGCGTAGGTGAACTCGCGTTTGCTCTTTCGGCCGCCAAATTGGGCAGAGCCATAGGCAGGCGAATCATTCCGATtcccactcacgacttatcgccatcgcctccTCGCCCGTGAGAACCggaattgtgaatcgtgaattgtgaattcaTCAGCGGGTTTGCTTTTTCCGCACCGGATGTCtccatcctcctcctcctcgtgTTTGTGTTCGTGCTCGTATCGCTCTTCGCTCGGTGCTTTTCTCTGCACGTCCCACCTCGATGCATCCACCGAACCCGCTTTTGGCTCGCAGCGCATCTTACAAGCTTGGAGCATACCAAATCGGCTCGTTTCTTTCGCTTCTTACCGTCGTCACACCGAGGTAGAGGTTCCTTTTGACCATCACCCTGCGCAAATCGCTCGCTTCTTGACCGCTGCCACACGCAAGCTTTCCCGACGCTAACTGCAGGTCTCTAGCTCAGTCGTGGTCCATCAGAAAAACGGCGCTTACTTCGCTCGATT from Mycosarcoma maydis chromosome 9, whole genome shotgun sequence harbors:
- a CDS encoding putative PNO1 protein, which gives rise to MVASSSSKHTSGASSSTSKAKKGGATKAGLVGTANRASTGEANGEAVLKHSKPFGEEDSDDDVDVDVDVQDETFHTAASVEGDDDELMIGESCTAGASGASTGTNDGSSGSVRKPKFEPLSSTAASSLTAVAKGQLRKIAIPPHRLTPLKNEWHKIYTPLVEMASLQVRMNVAKKCVELKSSRYTSEQGMLQKGADFVKAFALGFEADDAIALLRMDDLFIDTFEIKDVKTLQGDNLSRAIGRIAGKDGRTRFAIENASRTRLVIADTKIHILGNFANIKIARDAVVALIRGSPPGKVYANLKTIGARQRQRA
- a CDS encoding uncharacterized protein (related to Cell division control protein 18), yielding MPSTPSRRLARTASDQVLLSSSPSTRSTLATTPTRQSAALSASSRKRSRNDIDFDLEDASLPTSPLSRMRLKTPTPRRTSSLQQLDSPSTSHYTPSWIADEESTSYFPVSSQDSAQSSLFDTHSISESSSALTSCCSSDHDVSASVKSVLLESASQQKYSSVYAHARALLRYAAGVDPAETEAGLTITNAAICKLGGHHVKVVGRESERVAIQLFLQSTFGLFAEAPKRAASLNVELDGDAEAACLYVCGLPGTGKTALVRSVLNSLSETVVCSSTSPSLPRVAFVNCMTLSHPRLIFAKVLQALGSNAAEGQSDAFAEQALSTLIRDGNQRILIVLDEMDHLLQSRAHQNILYKIFSWTCKSNAAAATSGARGGAACGLIGIANSLDLTERFVPLLASKGASPALLHFRPFDADEIVSVIRDRLSALYERYDDQDNETVAAERCAEHDSLALFTPTAVELLAKRIAAATGDLRKALDAARLAVELVENEQRKKALAQVEAERVKAHRTLASAEPGEAAVDASTTATAESITSVQVDQPDNASAARAKLLCHLTRTSAPKVGATQILKVLTSVLGSPNLSKVRALGVHPKLVLLSILISRARAEQGLSVLGSGSSGSSGSRLSSTCSATRIADVEATYHAILRQEHGLFTPLEASELLDVFDMLEVNGVIRISSQVETLTTPSGSALTTSSVVSPSGKRAAKKQLLASSRHVYLAMSADDVERGICTCSASVSSTALVAGASVAVAETIARIWAREKDRAVKAKVYQSIAQETARIRQDELGGGRMGVPVGSF
- a CDS encoding mRNA polyadenylate-binding protein PAB1, whose amino-acid sequence is MSSTESPVPAAAAPAEAVPASTPAPAAEQPAVGNGEQRNNADAANNTSLYVGELDPSVTEAMLFEIFSMIGTVASIRVCRDAVTRRSLGYAYVNFLNAADGERAMEQLNYSLIRNRPCRIMWSQRDPALRRTGQGNIFIKNLDAGIDNKALHDTFAAFGNILSCKVATNETGSLGYGFVHYETAEAAEAAIKHVNGMLLNDKKVYVGHHIPRKERQAKIEETRANFTNVYAKNVDPEVTDDEFEKLFTKFGKITSCVLQRDEDGKSKGFGFVNFEDHNEAQKAVDELHDSDFKGQKLFVARAQKKSEREEELRRSYEAAKNEKLAKFQGVNLYLKNIPESYDDERLREEFAPFGAITSCKIMRAPSGVSRGFGFVCYSAPEEANKAVSEMNGKMLDNRPLYVALAQRKDVRRQQLEAQIMQRNQLRLQQQAAAQGMGYPGPGMYYPQPGAFPGQPGGMVPRPRYAPAGMMPQGMPMAPYGQPGQFPAGMMPQGYRPARPPRGAPNAAGGPAPPAGARPPTGVNGAPRPAGQPVPGQPMPRGPAARPAGRPEADQPGALTAAALAKASPEEQKQMLGEAIYPKVAASQPELAGKLTGMILELPVTELLHLLEESEALDAKVNEALEVLKEYQQNDSAGAEAEANAEAPKTEA